Proteins found in one Poecilia reticulata strain Guanapo linkage group LG6, Guppy_female_1.0+MT, whole genome shotgun sequence genomic segment:
- the lrrc4ca gene encoding leucine rich repeat containing 4C, a, translating into MFNKMTSSQQQQMMRGPRWNRALSDPLFVLLLALQLLVVAGLVRAQTCPSVCSCSNQFSKVICTRRSLREVPDGISTNTRYLNLQENLIQVIKVDSFKHLRHLEILQLSKNHIRKIELGAFNGLASLNTLELFDNRLTTIPNGAFEYLSKLKELWLRNNPIESIPSYAFNRVPSLRRLDLGELKRLSYISEGAFEGLSNLRYLNLGMCNLKEIPNLTPLVKLDELEMSGNQLSVIRPGSFKGLIHLQKLWMMHAQIQTIERNSFDDLQSLVELNLAHNNLTLLPHDLFTPLHHLERVHLHHNPWNCNCDILWLSWWLKEMVPANTSCCARCSSPTQYKGRYIGELDQNYFHCYAPVIVEPPADLNVTEGSAAELKCRASSLTSVSWITPNGSIMTHGAYKVRISVLNDGTLNFTNVTMQDTGTYTCMVSNSAGNTTASATLNVSSPENSSFSYFTTVTVETIETPHNEGFTTTVQQKVGPTPSASIWESPSPTSTTTTTVRTPLSTRATEKPYTIPVTEGSLNGLDEVMKTTKIIIGCFVAITLMAAVMLIIFYKMRKQHHQQNHHAPTRTIEIINVDEDCVTGGPGMEGHLTLPSLEHEHLNHYNTYKTAYNHASAMNSIHSSAHEPLLIRATSKDNVQETQI; encoded by the coding sequence ATGTTCAACAAGATGACCTcttcccagcagcagcagatgatgcGAGGTCCTAGGTGGAACCGGGCCTTGTCCGACcctttgtttgtgctgcttctgGCCCTCCAGCTGCTGGTAGTGGCAGGACTGGTGCGTGCTCAAACTTGTCCTTCTGTTTGCTCCTGCAGTAACCAGTTTAGCAAGGTTATTTGCACCCGCAGAAGCTTGCGAGAAGTTCCTGATGGCATCTCTACCAACACACGCTATCTGAATCTGCAAGAAAATCTCATACAGGTGATAAAGGTGGACAGTTTCAAACATCTAAGACATTTGGAGATCCTGCAGCTGAGCAAAAACCACATACGCAAAATTGAGCTGGGGGCTTTCAATGGACTGGCAAGCCTCAATACCTTGGAGCTTTTTGATAATAGACTCACCACCATCCCAAACGGAGCATTTGAGTACTTGTCTAAGCTAAAGGAGCTCTGGCTAAGAAATAATCCAATAGAAAGCATTCCTTCTTATGCTTTCAACAGAGTTCCCTCGTTACGAAGGTTGGACCTAGGGGAGCTCAAAAGGCTCTCATACATTTCAGAAGGAGCCTTTGAAGGATTGAGCAATCTGCGCTACCTGAATTTGGGAATGTGCAATTTGAAGGAAATTCCCAATCTCACTCCACTGGTCAAACTGGATGAACTTGAAATGTCTGGAAACCAGTTGTCTGTTATACGGCCTGGTTCATTTAAAGGGCTTATCCACCTGCAAAAGCTATGGATGATGCATGCTCAAATCCAGACTATAGAGAGGAACTCATTTGATGACCTTCAGTCACTTGTGGAGCTTAACCTTGCCCATAATAACCTAACGCTTTTGCCCCATGATCTCTTTACTCCTTTACATCATTTGGAGAGGGTGCACTTGCACCATAACCCCTGGAATTGCAACTGTGACATCCTGTGGCTAAGCTGGTGGCTTAAGGAGATGGTACCTGCTAACACCAGCTGCTGTGCCCGCTGCAGCTCACCCACTCAGTATAAGGGCCGCTATATTGGTGAGCTGGACCAGAATTACTTTCATTGTTATGCTCCCGTTATTGTGGAGCCTCCTGCAGACTTAAATGTAACGGAAGGAAGTGCTGCTGAGTTGAAATGTAGGGCCAGCTCGCTGACCTCAGTTAGCTGGATTACACCCAACGGTTCAATAATGACGCATGGTGCATACAAAGTCAGAATTTCTGTGCTAAATGACGGCACACTGAATTTCACGAATGTTACCATGCAGGACACAGGGACATATACATGTATGGTTAGTAATTCTGCAGGTAACACAACAGCCTCAGCCACACTGAATGTGTCCTCTCCAGAGAACAGCAGCTTCAGCTACTTCACCACAGTGACGGTAGAGACAATAGAAACACCTCATAACGAAGGCTTCACCACCACTGTTCAGCAGAAAGTGGGCCCCACACCCTCAGCCAGTATATGGGAAAGCCCTTCACCCACCTCtaccacaacaacaacagtccGAACCCCACTGTCCACACGCGCAACAGAGAAGCCCTACACAATACCTGTAACAGAGGGCTCACTCAACGGTTTGGACGAGGTCATGAAGACGACTAAAATCATCATTGGCTGCTTCGTTGCAATCACTCTCATGGCAGCAGTAATGCTGATTATCTTCTACAAGATGCGGAAGCAGCATCACCAGCAGAATCACCATGCACCCACACGCACTATTGAGATCATCAATGTAGACGAGGACTGCGTAACCGGGGGCCCAGGCATGGAGGGCCACCTTACTCTGCCGTCTCTGGAGCATGAGCACCTCAACCACTACAATACCTACAAGACTGCCTACAACCATGCCTCAGCTATGAATTCCATACACAGCTCAGCTCATGAACCTTTGTTAATCCGGGCCACCTCAAAAGACAATGTACAAGAGACCCAAATCTAA